One Helicoverpa zea isolate HzStark_Cry1AcR chromosome 30, ilHelZeax1.1, whole genome shotgun sequence genomic window, tttaattttccttttacaGAGTCCATTTTAGTTTTTCTAGAACTAGAAGTTGGTTTAGGTTCCTTTTCAGGTGTAATTTCACTTTTCGATTTTTCtggaattattttataaacagttATGTATTCGCTTAGATCAGTACTTTTTTTGTGAGAAAGATTCTCATTAGAGTTGTCTTTATTTGAATTATCCGCGTCTAAAGTATTTTGTTCATGATTTTTGATAATTTCCAAGTTTTTTGAACAACTCGGATCTTCTTTCACTGTCGAGTCCTTGTTGCTACTTAATCTACAGCTACTAGTATCTACATTTGAAATTTTAGTACTTTGATTATcaatatttacactttttacatttaaattatcGTCACACTTAGATAATTTAGTTAAATCATCGTTTTTATGAACTACCTTACAGTGAAATTCCTCTTTAATTTCAGCTTTTATTACATTTGATAAATTCTCACTAACTACTTTTTCGTTTTTTGACGTAGTTACGTCCGTGATTTCATTCTTTATATCTTTAACgtctatttcttttttaatatttacaggtATTTTAGGTTCTATAGGAATGTCCATATTTTCGAGATTTTTCAGTATTTCTTCCTCGTTAAAACTCAGATCTGATATATCGCCTTCGCTGTCGGAAACTTTTCGATTGCGGTTTTCATTTATACTGTTTTTCACTGTACTAATTGGTTTAATAGTTTTGTTCTTTATATTGcctaatatattttctaattttagttttttctgCACGAATCGTTCGTCTTTTTTGATTGGTTTTATCGTTATTTGTTCAGGTTTTTGTTCTATGTTTATACTgttcttatttgttttgttaaatgGCTTGGTTTTGGTGATTTTCCTCTTTTTCGTCTCTTGTGTTGATTTGTCTGGAAGCCGCTCTGGAGATCTTGTGCATATCGAATCTGGAATATGAAAGATTTAATTTCATGTCAGCTCATACTacgattttatattataaagagattttttttactattttctaAAGACTTAAACATTACGCGGGAAACagcaatccctactaatattatacatgcgaaagaaattctgtctgtctgttagttacgctttcacgtctaaaccactgaactgattttaataaaatttggtacagagatagagttgaccttgagaaagaacataggatagtgaTATTTATCTCGGACTTTTAAAAAATTCTCttgaaaacgcgatataaccgaactctgcgcgggcgaagccgcggtcGAAAGCTAGTTCTTAATAATTGCGCGATGAAGACTATCCGATCTCTAAAAAACTCCCTAAATCACAGAGATAAATGCATGTAATAAACTCCCTAGGGACTAGCACGCAGAAGCTATTTATGGTAATAAGTACAATTTCGTCTAAACAGTTGAAATTACCTACTTCTTTTTCAAATGCTTAGAAATATCCAACGATATGACTTACCCTCATCATAACCTCCATCAGGCGGATCTTCCCACCACACCGGGCTGGGACACGTCAGGATCTCCATGAAGTCCTCATCACTAAGACTCCTGGTCTCCTCCACGAGTCTCACCATGTCCTGCATGGTCAGTTCCGGGCTACAAGCTTGTTTAGATCTCTTAGGTGAGAGGAGGTTACGAGGTGAACCCTGTTTGCTGGTTGGTGATTTGAGACCTGAGAAAATGAGGAtcttaatgttaaaaaaatatttgtttcagtGAATTAAAAATTCCATAggaggcggatttgagaaaactgaccACACACTCTCAGTAAGAAccaaatccctactaatattataaatgcgaaagtaactctgtctgtctgttacgctttcacgtctaaaccactgaactgattttaataaaatttaatacagaggtagagttgaccttgagaaagaacatagggtaGCATTTTACCCCGgatttttgaaaaattcaatgcaattcttaaatagtgatgtggcacgaccgaaacttagcggtaataaaatcaagtatcgtttttttacaataagttgTCCTGAAATAATGTGCTTAGTCTTGATGATTACTCATGGCATTGCGTGGTCAGATGTCCCTGGCAggttgtagcacgtcgtgcagccgtgtgtacgtacgtggattttaaatatagaactttgaatgaaaaataaagggtataatttaggcggtcaccaaaaatatttttaagactctaaggtgaggcaccaaataaaataaacaactccaaaaaaaataaattgactttattaaaagggcactaaagtatataatgttatgatccaaaaaaaaaaaaaaacaacatcagaaaaatcgcaaatctcgcacaaatattatttttggttcccaaaatggattaatggtcaccaaattctatccaactaaaagattaatattactaccaaaaagttagggacgaaaacgaatcgctgcaaaaccgactccacgtagtctggtctgccctacccctagagtgcaattcaaaaccgcgtaggcgcggaggggcgaggcggcctgcgagctgaggcgcaggtagttataaggctcgccgccggggctgaggctggccggccgagccggctagcaagccgaagctgcggtggtgagcgtgaaaaccatctgcgacgataagctcgcatgggaccgccggagccccgcagcgtcggagccgtgacagaagccatgcttgctgcatgttgcgtgcttacattttaaacgcactgagttacacacaaattcatataacaataaataagcgacgtacgtttgggaaccctagtatattaattggtatttgggaaatattctagcgatcgttagcttttttagtctaacaaaaatgaccaaattaggagtcatggtattacataacactggtcaacaggatttttggtgcaaaggtgaaatatataatttcttatagattatttgatacgtaatcgaagtccagaacataaagttgcactagcacgtagggatttagagatatacccctcctaaagtaccaaaaacgcgttttttaacgatatttgacgatttttttgaaggacagcaaaattgttttttagtttctatctatagcattatatagtactactcttcccgattgaaattcatatttttttcgaacgctaagagtttaaattttcatgaaatttgtatacagctacgatagttcgatattccctatattttattcggcATGTTAGtgtgaaaaaactccactttagatataaaatggtatatatcgagaaagaaaacttgcaaaaatataaattaaaatggggttaatgcggggaaagtagtactatataatgctttagttagaaattactagaaaattctgctgtccccgaaaaattacatcaaatttcataaaaaaacgcgtttttggtacgttaggaggggtatatctctaaatccctacgtgctagtgcaactttatgttctggacttcgattacgtatcaaatatactacaagaaattgtatatttcacctttgcaccaaaaaaagaaaaataatttgttgaccagtgtaattggtaacatctaagtagtgacaatatataatatttggtctaaagtgtattttaaaggcgtccatatatttttttagtagtcaataatacgaaaaaatgggtttatctaataatatttttggaaacgttatttggtgaccatttatccattttggtaaccgtttagaatttttttggtagtaaaataggtacttttttgggtggtgtttaaacacaagccaaaaataaattcgtctatctatactaatattataaagaggaaaactttgtttgtttgtttggttgtaatgaataggctcaaaaactactggaccgtttttaaaaattctttcaccattcggaagctacattatccacgagtaacataggctatattttatcccggtacgggcagtagttaccacgggacgcgggtgaaaccgcgggaaaacggctagttatcaataaaaagttacgattcaacaaatcgGTATCGTaggtacaacactgcacaaaagagctagcaacattatttgtaagtttgacattttgcaagtgtcaatttacagccagtttcttcatcaaaagtaaaagtcaaagtaatgtttaaagtaaaagtaactgtCAAATTCgcttttcaaggctaaagtgacagaaaaactaatagaaaaaaacgaatttgaccgttgcttttactttagacattactttggcttttacttttgatgaagaaattggctattagtctacgagattaaaaaacagactataggatTTGGAAGGAATCTACTTCAAtacaaaatcaacatatatgtatatgaatATATGTATGAATTACCTCTCTTTGGTGTTGCCAGCTTCCTCTTATTAGTAGCAGCAAcaactttaaaattatgtttaggtTTCAACAGAATCTTCTTAGTACAAAGTTTGCGTTTCAACTTATTTGGATAATACTCTACTTGTTCTATTTCTTCAACGGAACTCTTCACAGGTTCCTTAAGTAGAGCCTCTTTCGAGCGTATCACAGGTTTAATGGTTTTAGGCGATTTTATTTCAGGTTTAGTAAGTTTCGGTTTTTCGGTTTTCTTGTCTGTCTTGTTTCTTAGTTGGCGTCTCTGCTGGGCTGATTTTGTTCGAGTTATGATCGGTTCCAATGGCCTAATTCTAGGATTAGGATTTGTAGTTTTCTTAGAACTTTTCGATGACATTTCTTTCTGAAATAtgaggaaaataaattatattttaaagaggAACTGTGGAGTTTTTGATTCTTCTCTATGGGGAGCTGCTTTTGGCATGGGCTactaaattcattattatttaatttgatataattttaagacTTTCATACAAGACTTATAAAACAGCACTTGCTTGTAAATGACCTTTATGTAGTGCATTTTGGAATAAAGTAGCAATTGGAATCATAGAAATATTTTGgctcatatttattaaaatatttaaactatttcCTTTAAAATGAGGGTGAACCGAGGACAgataatataatctatactaatattataaagaggaaaactttgtttgtttggttgtaatggataaactcaaaaactactggaccgattttaaatattctttcaccattagaaagctatgttatctgcgagtaacataggctatattttatcccggtgcgggcagtagctcccacgggacgcgggtgaaaccgcggtgaaacggctagtatatgaataaaataatattgttaaaaaatattataaagaaatccTTTATCTTTCCCTCATTCAACTTCGTGTAAAGGTTTCTGTGTCGataaacatatatgtatttgtaacaCATGTTTGAGGCACacatttaaaactgaaaaatatttatttaaattaggctgataaatcagcactttatgaaaaaaaacacacacattcTAATTCATAGTAATCTTAATAACAAAACATGAAAGTTCGGACCATGTTCATGATATCAATCATCATATatttcaatcatcatcatcatcatcatctgcctagcctttttccaactaccttgatgcagctgagtaccagtgccttaCAAGAAAGGACTGCCCATTTGGCATCCACAACCtggtaccccttggtaagattggttgtcagactttctgacttctgactactcaTAAATTGTACATGTATGGaataattattctttattgcacacataaatacatttgacacactgcAAACAGAGaaattatgtacaacggcgagcttaacccagtgttgggttctcttccagccaaccttagagtgaaagagtgatttgatgccTATTTAGGTGGTTTAAAACtgaagtaagtatattatttataaagctgaacagtttgtttgtttgaacgcgctaatctcaggaactactggtccgatttgaaaatttctttcagtgttagatagcccatttatcgagaaaggctataggctactttttatcccggtacgggaagtagttcccacgggatgcgggtgaaaccgctggcagaagctagttgagtaataattttgtttctattgCCACATATTTAACTCTATCTTGGAATAATAAGTTGGTTATATGAACCCATACGACTTTTagcattttaaattttattttcaatcaaatatgtacactatatatacaaactagttatcttttaaaaaaataataatactatgtACAActtttacataaagaaacaaagatgTAACCTTCCAGATGTAACTTATATCAGTTTTGTAGATATGttctataaaattaacaaacaaatataagtcAAGCTGTCTCTTTTGAAAATAGTCAAAAGGTAGCTTTATAATTTTTACAGAATATCAATACCATGGCTTGATAACAAAAAACACACTGAACTATGCATTATAAGTTAGTTTGAAGTAAgtatagttatttatatttataagtgaAATCCTTTGCAGGTATACCTAGTACTCAatagtaaagaaataaatcaaaactgACAATGAATACAGCAACACAACTAAGAAAAGGTTCCATTCaaacagtaaaattaaaaaggttttCCTACCAATAAAAACCTTCATAGTCAGCTTCCGCATTTTGCCAACAGGTGGCGACACTTTCATCTACTGATTCACCATTCCTCTGTACAGAGTTTCTGGTTAACTGTTTACTGATAAACGTTGTATTAATTGTAATAAGAGCCGGTAATTAACGTTAGAAACAACATAAATACACCCACGCGGATCTCAAACCGTGGGAttgcaaataatattgttatctcTCACCTATCCTTGTCGCTAATCGTACGTTAGATGGAGACAGGAATATCCTCATAAAACGGGAATTGGATGCCCGAATAACACCTCCTGGCACATACATACGCGATAAAGACCAAAAACAAGCTTAAACATGTGTTATTTCATACATAAAGACTAACAAGCAGCCAAAAGCGTGACAAAATATTACCCAATATGAAGATATTCTTACCTGCAGAATGAGATCCAGGTGTTTTCTTAGACTTTAATCAACTCTTTTTTACGTGTTAACAGTTCAAAATGATATTTCTTTGGTTCATTGAGAAGTTATTtgaacaatttatttcatttcatgaaTTGCGATCGAACTACGATACACAATCGACGACCTCGTCCAGACGGGGATTTGCAGCTAGTGATGCGAATGACAACAATACTAAGACGAATGGTTTTAGTAACTTATTTTAAATCACTTAAATCGACTAAAAAGATTTTCATATTTCAAGACGAGgtcgttttaattttaatataattatgaagAAGTGCCGGATATTTAACAGTATTCTTTTCACAGTCGGCTGATTACAGAAGGCCAAGAGTTGTCGTTTAtttcttatgaaaatattaatattgataataactgataattcattgttatttaatatttccgtgttatttttatgtttatttcacagatttcaataaaaaagacGATAGTCAAAGTTTAAAGGTCTAAAAATAACCCATAAtacatagattttttaattatgtagtaGAGAAAAAAGATATAATGGATCCATATTAAGTAATtttctaagtacctattaaaCAAAAACTCACGGCTAGTCAAAGTCATGTGGATCAATAGACCATAGGGTTATGCAACGGATTAACGGTAGGTACGGTCGGTCCGTGGGTGATCCTCTTATCTTGACGAGTTCTTCtatgtttcggaaggcatggTAAACTGGTGGGTCCCGCCAGGGtgacatttgaacatctttcgcAATCATTGCGGGTAGTTTCACAGACTTTACAAgtagtcaggagccagaaagtctgacaactggTCTCCAAGACACTCGTACCAAGTAGTATTGggtagtcaaagtcaaatcttttatttcattccggtctttacaagcacttatgaacgtcaaacgTTGCCCGGCCGAAAGAAAaaaggcagttgctccttgtataacactggggcccgattctcctaattttacttaagcgacatacgattgacgttcgactcgattcgactgagatccgattccgactcgattaagattgaagcgtatgtggcattacgctattttttctttgaaataaacgtttttatccttttctgtcattcaataatgaatcattttgtctgcaaatgatttacgattgcaaaatgtatagaccaaaattaccaaaatagcagaccaatcgcacaccaatcaaatgtcaatcgaatacgattggtcttttattagtagcagaatgcccgatatggttaaaactgctattgcgatcatattgctattcgatttctattcgattttgacattaataacttaggagaatcgggcccctggtactCAATAATTGCTTCTGAATAGGCTGAGACCCGATCCCAACAAGGCCAGGCAGatgatttttaaacaaaagttCACCAATTAAGATTTTAAACTTGAAACTAAAATCtactaaatactaaataatcGACTAAACTAGCAGTGAGTACGTGACTAATCACTGACATGCCAAGACGAATGGAGAAGTACCTTTTACCTTCAAAGCGCTGCAATCATCTTGTAtcatacttaatataatatttgaacCTTTTCTTATTTACATGTTACGTCTTCTAAATGTAAAATAGACTCGCCTAACCTTGGATCGAAGTAAACATGTCCTAAATACACTAACTGATTATAACTATTATACTTAGTAGGTAATCTGTGATAAAGCTGCGAACTAATACCTAATTTACGAATGCAcaaaactggggcccgattctcctaattttacttaagcgacatacgattcacgttcgactcgattcgactgagattcgatcccgactcgattacgattgaagcgtatgtggcattccgctattttttctttgaaataaacgtttttatccttttctgtcattcaataatgaataattttgtctgcaaatgatttacgattgcaaaatgattgtacagcaaactatcgtatagaccaaaatcaccaaaatagcagaccaatcgcacaccaatcaaatgtcaatcgaatacgattggtcttttattagtagcagaatgcccgatatggttaaaactgctattgcggttatattgcgattcgatttctattcgattttgacattattatatAACTTAGGAGAATTGGGCCCCTGGATATGGAGTAGCTCGGAGTACTTACCTATTATAAacggattttattttatttatacttttattgcACTTGGGTACTAcatttttcatacatattttagaAAGTTGATGTACAAAATGAGCTTGCCCAAAAGAGGGTTCCCTTACAGCAAACCTACTGATAGATGGAAAGATTTGATAGCGAAggaaaaaaaacagaaaagagATCGGAaagttagaataaaataaacataataaacaaatacttCATAGAACGAGGAAggaaaagatataaaaatataagatacATAGCGTTAGTAAATACAAGTGTAAAAGTATTAATAGGTCATGTTGATACGAAATATTCCTTCATTCGTCTCTTGAACCTTGAACCACCAATATTCTATCTCTATCCGTTGATTTAGGTACCTTGGGTACTACAGATTTTGACGTTAGCCCCCATACAAATAATCAAAACAACATAGGTACAACGGCCGTATGGAAGCGTGGCCTATTTTGTTCTAATGATGCTATTGTAGGTTATCAATCCTA contains:
- the LOC124644534 gene encoding uncharacterized protein LOC124644534; protein product: MSSKSSKKTTNPNPRIRPLEPIITRTKSAQQRRQLRNKTDKKTEKPKLTKPEIKSPKTIKPVIRSKEALLKEPVKSSVEEIEQVEYYPNKLKRKLCTKKILLKPKHNFKVVAATNKRKLATPKRGLKSPTSKQGSPRNLLSPKRSKQACSPELTMQDMVRLVEETRSLSDEDFMEILTCPSPVWWEDPPDGGYDEDSICTRSPERLPDKSTQETKKRKITKTKPFNKTNKNSINIEQKPEQITIKPIKKDERFVQKKLKLENILGNIKNKTIKPISTVKNSINENRNRKVSDSEGDISDLSFNEEEILKNLENMDIPIEPKIPVNIKKEIDVKDIKNEITDVTTSKNEKVVSENLSNVIKAEIKEEFHCKVVHKNDDLTKLSKCDDNLNVKSVNIDNQSTKISNVDTSSCRLSSNKDSTVKEDPSCSKNLEIIKNHEQNTLDADNSNKDNSNENLSHKKSTDLSEYITVYKIIPEKSKSEITPEKEPKPTSSSRKTKMDSVKGKLNDFFKHCKNSKRVRKSQSPVPAIPLTDVKQEVIDNESGDSKIDLEENSRLKDCDSVVKTENEMKNNGELEKAPNLHCHSCDFLADTKEIYSQHVSSCKDLARLSWRHNYVLNQT